The window GGGCTAGACATTTCACTTTAAATCCTATTTATGTCCTTGAGTTTTATCAGGATGAGTTGAATGCACAAAAACTGCATCAGGTATATGTTacaaatatattgaattttttgttatttgaacataatttatttagtttcgatatgttttttaatataaatcttTCATATGTTATGATAGGTTATATGGATGTTATATATAGAGAACTTGATACTTTCATATTCGCCTATATATAATGAGGGATCTGATCTTTGGTTAGTGCATGTCTTATTGCACTACTTCGATATTATTGAGATGTATTGTCCAGATCGAGTAATGCGATCGTTTGGACTATCTGAGCATATACCGGATTATATTATTATCGGTGACAAGCTGCACAATATTAGTCATCAGGGTAACTGCAAGGAAAATTGGCTGGCGCATCTTACCTAGATCTTTGAGATGCTAGGAGATATCGTGTTTTTTAAGAGCAACATCAGACGATTAGTGTAGATACCTGTATGAGATGGTATTTGTCCATCACGCGTTGTTTCATTACACCTACATGATCATGTTTCTCAAGGCATCCATGCAATTAGATGCATTATATACCCTAATATAATCGATTGGAatgcaatattgttttatattcaaCATTTATTAAACATTGGATTAATGTTATTATAGATGATGACTACTAATTggtttttaatgtgtgtgtATAGATTCATTACTTGGTACGGGAGGTTCGAAAAGTAGTAACGATTATCTGTAAAGATGTCAATGAAATGGGACGTATTGTGACCAACATTAGCTTAATTTATGTTGTGGTGGACTTCataacatagtttttaaactcggCCCGGGTTTCAGGTTTTAACCGGGTCGCCAGGgtcaattctgatttttttaaaaaatcaaaacgatgtcgttttagtaaaaaaaaaaaaaagcaaaaatcaacgggttgcaactggTTTTTGACATGGTCTTGCTAGGTCACCCTGGGTTTTGACTTTCCCTATTTTTTCCTAAACCCGGCCTGGTTCCAGTCTCGGGTCGACCTGTCAGGCCAGGCCGGGTTTTGAAACTATGCTTCATGAGATTAAAAAGGCTGAGCATCTTGAAGTGACATTAGCGGAAGATGAGATTGCTTATCATAGGAATGTTGGGGATGTTGATTCACCCACAAGTGCCACAGGTCCATCCACAAACGTCTCAAATCTGTCTATGAGTTGAGGTGATATTGGTCTTTCTCCCACCTTCATGGATATTACAGACTCGTTCTCTAGTTGGATTAGTTGAGGTGATGCTCCAAACCTGTCCACGGGTGTTGCGTGCCCTTCTATGAGCTAAGACAATTATAGATATAATTACATGTTATTATATGTTATGAGAATTATGAATAGATgtataattagtttaattttaataaaatattatgttatgttataatattatgtttatgggtctaaaatttcaagattacatatttgttttaatattaagataacaacatattggattgactgGGATCAACCCAAGTAAACATGTCAAATCAACTACCCAGATTATAAGAATATGATAAtcccatataaaacaaatcaaaacaaattataaaacttaattcttaatcaaccaaatattgaaggataaaatgttttaaaaaaaattaattaaaaaaatcttaaaaagcaattcaagttaacctatcaaactcgCAACTCGGgttataaaattgagataaccacatagaaagtaaattgaaataaattttaaaaaaatctcaatcagcccaatattaaaggatgagattaaaaaaacaacctgagTTAATTTGTCAAACCCATGACCAgagtcatgagaccgagataacctcatagaaaaaaataaaaaaaatatgacatgaTTTAACCCATGTCAACCTGCCAAATCCTCAACTCTAATTTCGAGACTGAAATAACCCCATAaagagcaaatcaaaacaaattataaaactcaattcacaATCGATTTTATCAAACTCAATGTTGAACaatgaaatttgtaaaaaaaaaaatgattaaaaaatgacacaaaatTGAGCTAAGTCAACTTGGGCTAATCAGTTAAGCATTATTTATGGGTCATGAGGCtgagataacccaataaaaagtaaaccaaaataaatcattaagtCTGATTCTCAACCagacacaatattaaatgataaaatcaagaaaaaaataaattaaaaaaaattaagttaacccgtcaaactcgtgactcgggtcatgagacaataacaacccaataaaaagcaaattcaatGCTGAAGGATGCGCGATCCAATTcctgagaccgagataacctcttagaaataaaataaaataaaatacagtcTTCATTTAACCGAGATTAAAATGTCAAAACATGTGACCTTGATCATGAAACTAAAATATCCTcgtagaaagcaaattaaaacagtttgtgaagctcaattctcaaccaaatcaatattaaatgatgaaaatttgaaaaaaaacaattaaaaaaatataaaaaaaacaactcaaataaACCCAGGTTAACGTGTTAAGGATTATTCTCGAACcatgagactgaaataacctaataaaaaacaaacaaaacaaatcataaagtttaatttctaatcaattaaatattaaatgacgaaattaaaaaaacccgagGCAATCGTTAACCCGTCAAAGTTACGATTtgtatcatgaaaataaaataacccaataaaaaataaatattatattaaaaataagatttgttttgaaaaaaaaacattgatttaaaagaaaaaaaattattctaataaatagagatacagttaaaaaaaaaaaaaacctctttttattttttggttaatgtTAATGTGAAGACAATCATTATCAGTCCACCGAGTCAATGCTTGATTTCAGTATCATCCTCTTTTGACAGGCAAAAGCTTATCTCTAACATGTACAAAGAAGGAAAAGGATACAGAGATTCCCAAAACAGTTtatacgttttttttttctgatagtAGGTGCTCAAGAATTCCACGATGATGTTGAAAGTATTGATATATTCATTATCCATTGACTGGAAACTGTGGCATCCGATCATCCAGAAAGTGTGGATCGGTTTCGCTGTAGAACGACCCTTGGAGCAAAAAGCAAGAAATGGATATGAAAATTGAAGACCAAGTAAAATTGACCCAGACACAAAAGACTAGAGCCTTTTCACAACATTTTGGTGAATTTACTGAAGTAAAACCTAGAAAGTGATAAATATGGAATTTTCTCAAAGATTGCTTCTTAATCATACCCACAGCTTAACTGTTGATAAAGATCACAGTTTATgataaaacaatgaaataataaaacagTAGAGAAGGAATGTTGCAGCCAAAAAACCCTCTAGGTCTGCGTGTATTGTATTAGGGTTTTATAATACCTAAATGTCCACAATTAATGCCATAATAAATACCTAAATACATGCCTAAGACTATTCACATTCCATAATAGGATAATATTACAATCAGCTCATCCCATATTTAGATATTCCATAATAGTTTACATTTGAACAATAAGATGTGGAGAGAAGTGCGGAAGCAATTTCGGGGAtaaatacaacaaagaaaagaaaaaacgcaGAAATATACATCACTTCTCCTCCAGGCACCGTATTACCGACTCAGCAAAACTTTGTTGCCTGAAATGCAAAGGGGGAATGAGATCAGAGATTTATACAGTACACAAATAAGATATGTGCCAACAGGAGCTGCATGTCATCAACCATTCTCAGAGATACACAACCAACAGAATCAAGTAGATACAGAACACTTTTGGTAAACGATGCTCGTATAAATGCCAAGAGACACCGAGAAAAACATAGTCATAGGCCGGTAAGCATCGTCCTTTCTCTTGTACGTAGTCAGAAATTATGTTGCCGGGCAAAACTAATGCAAGTTATAAACATATTGCCATGCATATTTGCAAAGCTAATATTAGAGTGGAAGTGTGACTATCAGGTGTCATAAAACAAAAACGGCAATGAAAGACAAGGAAAGGTGTTTGGCTTACTTGCGCTCTCTATGTTTTGGGCTAGGGCGAGAATACTTTAGATATCCATCCCAAGGAACTTTTTTGAGACCTGCTCGGACAGATATAATGTCTCTGACCCTGCACAAATACATTGGAATTgaaccaaataaatttattattaggaATTTTACAAAACACATGTCAATGTCAAATACAGAAAGGGTGGAAAAGAATGTATATACCTCTCTGCAAACTCAATGGGGGTCTCTCCAGGTCTCAGATTTTGGGGCTCCAAATACCACACATCACAAACAACAGCCCAAGATGTCATCAGCTGCAACAGATGCTTTGTGAAAGACTGCCTGCAATTGAGACATTTAAGCATGTTTCTCGACCATAAAAATACCCCAACCTCCTCCCATTTTGAAAAATGCATACTCTCTAGGAAATGCTgggatatatataaaatacagtCAATAGAAGAAAAGCTATGTTGGGATATGTATAAAAGACAGTCATTAGAAGAAAAGCTTCTTACTTTCGGCTGTTCCAAAAGGCATCTACGAAAATTTTGTTGTACTTGATTGCGATTGGACAAACAGTAGAGTCTAGTTCAAATGCACCCTGCACATCATCAAACAATATAAGTTACAGAAAACAAGCATTGCAAGCTTAAAGAagcaataatttttatgttgaatattCATACCTTCTTAAACATCACAGTATAATGGTTATTTACACAAGTTCCTTCtggaaatatgagaagagggTTATTGTCAGCTTCCTGAACATGATCCCGTAACCTGAAATATACAACTCCATATGATCATGAAGAGAACATCATCTTCAAGAGCAGTAATTTTAACACCAGCATTTACACCTACTTCTTTGCTACAATCTCACGATCCTTTGCCTCTGCACGATTGAACCAGATACATCCTACACTCTCTAATATTGTGCTTTGCAACAGCCCTGCATTTAGAGCAACCaccattcaatttaataaatacaCTATGCTATACTACATGACAATCCTTTCAGCTTGGCCACCACATTTCTTACTATCTATAAACAACCACCACAAAGGACTTGAAGCAGAACAACTAGTATAAGAGCTGGGATTGCACTATTTCTTCCTTCAAAATTGTACTTGTGGGATATTACCAGTTACACATAATTCAGGGATCCTTTGATATTTGTTGACAGACATATAACTCAGGATGTAACTGTTAATTGGATCAAATATCTGAAATAGATATGAAGCCATTTCTCACTTACCAACCCAACCGGGGTGTTTCTGCATAATCACAGCAAATGCAGTCATCTGTTCCAGGATAACGAAATCGATCATGGAAGTATGATTGCTCACAAAAACCTGTTCAGCAGCAAGTTAATGCTAATAAGTGAGTgtgaataaaattattgaatatgctcggatcaaaaagaaaaatgattgacaagtgaaaaaattaaaacctattagacataaatacatcaaaaaagtTTACACTGAAACGAACCTGTTTAGGCCGTATGCTAGGTCGTGGTCCATGGTACTTGACAACTCCAGTCCATGATGCAACAAAGAACATGCAAATTAACTCCACCAAAGACCTctgagaataaattaaaaaatatggaaTACATTCAGCACAGTTTGCAATAACCACTTCTGGAGATTTTAGAGcattaaaatatagaaaaaccaGATTTTCACAATTTTGTTCtctaatatacatatatataactCTGAGAAAGAGTAAGAACTTCAACAAATAAATGATCGacacctctattttttttctcagtttgTCGTGCCCTTTCAGCAGAAAATGCACTGGAATGTaggatgaaagaaaaataatccaCCCAATTGTCAGTACCAGAACCCTGCAGATTTCATTGAAATACATCAACCAGCTAGATTGAACAAGAGTTCACTGTAGCAACTTATTTGAAGATAAACCATCATATCAATCAGACTTTCATAGGGGAtacaaaaatttgaaaaaagataaggagcagcaaataaAGAACATCAGCTCATCTCTTCATTGTGACATTTTAAAACTCCATAAAGTCAAGAATCAAACTGAGAACTCAAATTATCTAAATTGGCACAGAGACCAAGCTTCACTTTAGTGACCCTTGggatatatatagaaaatattgtagTCAGCAGATAACTAACCTGACAGGGAACAAGATCCCATACCGAATCACCACACCGCAGCACCAAAGGGGAAACAAATACACATTCCAGTTCCATGGTTCTGGAGGATTCGACTTGAAACATCGTGTGAATGAATCCTGGttcattcattgttaaatttgAGTTTAATCCAAATAGGGTTAAATTTCCTTATTGAGCCGATTATTTTGAATCAAGAAAATCAGGTTATTTTCAATGAGCAAAACCTAGCTAGTTATACTGTTGCATGTAAATATTGCTTCTTTGGTCTAAAGTTAATCAGAAAATTactcaaaaaataaagagaccaaacttgaaaataaataatagcccATAATTACTTTTCCgttaagatttatttatatatttttttatcatgattaaCACCTCTTTCATCTAAAACTATGCCCAAATTCCCCTCTTTGCATTcagtaaaaaattatacttatcATGTAAATGAGTCGTAATTCATTCATTCTCAAATTTGAGTTTAATCTAAACAtgagtaaaattaatatataaactctcatagaaaaaactaaaacttttcTTCTAAATCTCCTTATCAAGCCTATTATTTTGAATCAATAAAACAGGTCATTTCAGCTAACTAAAACAATGTAACCATGCCAGTGCATGCCTAAAATCCATGATTAACACTAACTCATCCAGAATTTACATAAAGTTCCTTTCTTCCGTTCAAAAAACATTCTGCGTCACACATTTtctctgaaataaaaaaaaaagaatttgaataaaactcACATCAACAATGGCACCAGCTGCCTCCGTAAGAGTAGGTGAAATATCAAGCAAGTCACGCCTGAACAAGAACCAGAGAGACCATCAAGCAAAaccctattaaaaataaaatctttacaGCTCTGAAACAGCTAGAAAAACAGAACTTGAAATCAAAGCGTAGCCAAAAAAACAGAACCCGAATCAAAAGATTTGAGACAGAATTCATACAGACGAAGCTTGCCCCGAGGCTCCTGAATGGAGGATCCAGAAGGAAGGTAGTCCTCTATATTGGGACGATCCAGGTCTAATTCGATGCTTGATGTCTTCAAATTCCCTGCGGTATCCATTACAATAGATGTGAGCAGTAAGAGCAGGGGGGAATTTATAGAAGAAGAGAGtgtcttctgtttttttcttttcttttcttttccgcGTCCCAAAGCAAAAGCATGTAGCTCACCCTATCTTCTTCCACTCCTTTGTCTTCTGTTTCTtccgagaaaaaaatattagaatttataACGAAGGATGATAAATgtgtttgatatatatatatatatacacacacacacccatatatatatatatatatatatatacatatatatatatatatatatatatatatatatatattcttactATGATagcagaaaaaaaatttaaaaaaaaatgtacaatTGTTGTGGTGGACTGGACGTATCTTGCACGGCATAAACCTAGGAAACCTGCACATGTGACGTGACCGTGtctgattaaataaatttataccttgtatttttaatatggatcttattttatatatttacttttaatttttaattcccTTTTGTGATTAATTGCAATACCAGTCCTTCCTAGTTAATGATATGTGCCATAGGTTGTATCGAAATTGTGattccattttgtttttgtttttttttcatttcgctGTCTTATAATGCGAAGACTCTCTACATCTCGAGAGTAGGACAGCGCCGTTCTACGACTAATAGGACGAGGACCGAGACCTTCTTGAGAATGTggtcccatttttttttaagtattttttatttgaatatatattaaaataatatttttaaaatttatttaatttatttattatattaatacatcaaaataatttaaaaaatataaaaatattatttgaaacaaaaaataaatcaaaaatttgcAAAACTATGATTATAgtgtcaaactaaaaaaaaatcaaattaaaaaaacagaaatgataaaaaaaaatggttcaaGTACTCAGGTTTGAATGCATCTTGAatgtacaataaaaaaacatgatttagatttaaaaaaaaatcaagatgatgtttttttaaaaaaaatattgaaataatagcatatgtgtttgggagtgtggtagcgtttgcttttcaaagtgtttttcgctcaTAAATATAtcacaataatgttttttttttgttttttaaaattatttttgacatcagcgcatcaaaatgatttttaaataccaaataagattaatttgaagtaaagaaaaaaataaaaaaaatttcaaaaacacttttaaaatgtaaaaataaacagggTCTATATCGATTtatgttaactcgagttaacttattaaatctataattcagatcatgagattatgataatcttatgaaaaaataaataaataataataaccatagAAAAACCAAACTAGAATATGTTATGAAGActaattcaagataaattagatgctttaaagaaatttaatgtaatattttaaaaaatattgagatgatgatatatttga of the Populus nigra chromosome 7, ddPopNigr1.1, whole genome shotgun sequence genome contains:
- the LOC133698680 gene encoding glycerol-3-phosphate acyltransferase 9 isoform X2, translated to MDTAGNLKTSSIELDLDRPNIEDYLPSGSSIQEPRGKLRLRDLLDISPTLTEAAGAIVDDSFTRCFKSNPPEPWNWNVYLFPLWCCGVVIRYGILFPVRVLVLTIGWIIFLSSYIPVHFLLKGHDKLRKKIERSLVELICMFFVASWTGVVKYHGPRPSIRPKQVFVSNHTSMIDFVILEQMTAFAVIMQKHPGWVGLLQSTILESVGCIWFNRAEAKDREIVAKKLRDHVQEADNNPLLIFPEGTCVNNHYTVMFKKGAFELDSTVCPIAIKYNKIFVDAFWNSRKQSFTKHLLQLMTSWAVVCDVWYLEPQNLRPGETPIEFAERVRDIISVRAGLKKVPWDGYLKYSRPSPKHRERNFARQHNF
- the LOC133698680 gene encoding glycerol-3-phosphate acyltransferase 9 isoform X1 — translated: MDTAGNLKTSSIELDLDRPNIEDYLPSGSSIQEPRGKLRLRDLLDISPTLTEAAGAIVDDSFTRCFKSNPPEPWNWNVYLFPLWCCGVVIRYGILFPVRVLVLTIGWIIFLSSYIPVHFLLKGHDKLRKKIERSLVELICMFFVASWTGVVKYHGPRPSIRPKQVFVSNHTSMIDFVILEQMTAFAVIMQKHPGWVGLLQSTILESVGCIWFNRAEAKDREIVAKKLRDHVQEADNNPLLIFPEGTCVNNHYTVMFKKGAFELDSTVCPIAIKYNKIFVDAFWNSRKQSFTKHLLQLMTSWAVVCDVWYLEPQNLRPGETPIEFAERVRDIISVRAGLKKVPWDGYLKYSRPSPKHRERKQQSFAESVIRCLEEK